The Campylobacter sp. CN_NE2 genome contains a region encoding:
- a CDS encoding bifunctional riboflavin kinase/FAD synthetase gives MIKEDNFCELLLPYESYKGKFDEIQTANPANITTVALGNFDGIHLGHKKLFANIGENGAAVVILKDYYKLTPFRAREKFTDLPIFYFDLHDIKNLEGDEFVALLRNKFPNLTKIVVGDDFKFGKDRKFDTEFLKNRFKGTTTIIDEVCIDGTGVHTTVIKIFLRNGNIVSANRFLGRKYEISGKVVSGQGIGKKDLVATINLQTGQYFLPCDGVYATFTRVNEKIYKSVSFIGHRVSADGEFAVESHIFGNFNEENFKFATIYFVKFLRENKKFHDLTELKQQILIDIENANKALENETI, from the coding sequence ATGATAAAAGAAGATAATTTTTGCGAACTTTTGTTGCCGTATGAGAGCTACAAGGGCAAATTTGACGAGATCCAAACGGCAAATCCTGCAAATATCACAACTGTTGCGCTTGGCAACTTCGACGGAATTCATCTAGGACATAAAAAACTTTTTGCAAATATCGGCGAAAATGGCGCAGCTGTGGTGATTTTGAAAGATTATTATAAGCTAACTCCGTTTCGAGCAAGGGAAAAATTTACAGATTTGCCGATTTTTTATTTTGATTTGCACGACATAAAAAACCTTGAAGGTGACGAATTTGTCGCACTTTTACGCAATAAATTTCCAAATTTAACTAAAATCGTAGTCGGAGATGATTTTAAATTCGGCAAGGATCGTAAATTTGATACCGAGTTTTTGAAAAATCGTTTCAAAGGCACGACAACCATCATCGACGAAGTCTGTATTGACGGCACGGGAGTGCATACGACTGTCATTAAGATATTTTTGCGAAACGGAAATATAGTTTCTGCAAACCGATTTTTAGGACGAAAATACGAAATCTCGGGCAAAGTCGTAAGCGGTCAGGGTATCGGCAAAAAAGACTTGGTCGCAACGATAAATTTGCAAACTGGGCAGTATTTTCTGCCGTGCGATGGCGTGTATGCGACTTTTACGCGTGTCAATGAAAAAATTTACAAAAGCGTCTCTTTTATAGGACACCGAGTTTCGGCTGATGGCGAATTTGCAGTCGAGAGCCACATTTTTGGCAATTTTAACGAAGAAAATTTCAAATTCGCGACTATTTATTTTGTTAAATTTTTGCGTGAAAATAAAAAATTCCACGACTTAACAGAGCTAAAACAACAAATCCTAATCGACATCGAAAACGCAAACAAGGCACTTGAAAACGAAACGATTTGA
- the cmoA gene encoding carboxy-S-adenosyl-L-methionine synthase CmoA has product MKDEIFKEPIKKQFEFDKSVASVFDDMISRSVPFYRESSNLICDLLSRILSQNAKCVDLGCSTAELLLNLHQKRDDLNLFGVDNSPSMLEIAAAKATAYGAKINFSCEDILECDFKSADCVILNYTLQFIRPIKRAEFMRKICENLSDNGVFIFSEKLVYSDKTLSKEMIEIYENYKENQGYSKYEIAEKRKALENVLIPYTEDENKTLALNSGFKSVETIFKWANFAVFLARK; this is encoded by the coding sequence ATGAAAGATGAAATTTTTAAAGAACCCATAAAAAAGCAGTTTGAATTTGACAAAAGCGTGGCGAGTGTTTTTGACGATATGATAAGCCGTTCGGTGCCGTTTTATAGGGAGAGTTCAAATTTGATTTGTGATCTTTTATCTCGCATTTTATCGCAAAACGCAAAGTGCGTTGATTTGGGCTGTTCGACAGCTGAGCTTTTATTAAATTTGCACCAAAAAAGAGACGATTTAAACCTTTTTGGCGTGGATAATTCGCCTTCAATGCTAGAAATCGCCGCCGCAAAAGCCACAGCTTACGGCGCAAAAATAAATTTTTCTTGCGAAGATATATTAGAATGCGATTTTAAGAGTGCTGATTGCGTGATTTTAAACTACACTTTGCAGTTTATTCGTCCGATAAAACGGGCAGAATTTATGCGAAAAATTTGCGAAAATTTAAGCGACAACGGCGTGTTTATTTTTAGCGAAAAGCTCGTATATAGCGATAAAACGCTTAGCAAAGAGATGATTGAGATCTATGAAAATTACAAAGAAAATCAGGGTTACTCAAAATACGAAATCGCCGAAAAACGCAAGGCACTAGAAAATGTGCTAATACCTTACACCGAAGATGAAAACAAAACTTTGGCTTTAAATTCAGGTTTTAAAAGCGTAGAAACTATCTTTAAATGGGCGAATTTCGCCGTATTTTTGGCAAGGAAGTAA
- the mazF gene encoding endoribonuclease MazF, which yields MVKYIPEKGDIVWFEFDPQSGHEQKGLRPALAISPKIYNEKSGLCLFVPITTKIKGYPFEVAINCDKIHGVALSDQVKSLDFVARNAKFCDKIDTKTFDRIVEKIALLIEKN from the coding sequence ATGGTAAAATATATCCCGGAAAAAGGCGATATAGTATGGTTTGAATTTGACCCACAAAGCGGACATGAGCAAAAAGGTCTTCGTCCGGCACTTGCTATCAGCCCCAAAATTTACAATGAAAAATCAGGTTTGTGTCTATTTGTGCCGATAACTACAAAAATAAAAGGTTATCCGTTTGAAGTAGCGATAAACTGCGACAAAATTCACGGCGTAGCACTAAGCGATCAAGTCAAAAGCTTGGATTTTGTAGCTAGAAATGCTAAATTTTGCGATAAAATAGATACTAAAACCTTTGATAGAATTGTAGAAAAGATAGCACTACTAATCGAAAAAAATTGA
- a CDS encoding AbrB/MazE/SpoVT family DNA-binding domain-containing protein gives MEATLSKWGNSLAIRIPNYILKKLNLVENSPMNIDVVAGKIVLSKQKNRLETLCSAITEENLNIDDSFDDTKGKEW, from the coding sequence ATGGAAGCAACACTGAGTAAATGGGGAAATTCTTTGGCTATTAGGATACCAAATTATATTTTAAAAAAATTAAATTTGGTAGAAAATTCGCCTATGAATATCGATGTGGTTGCCGGTAAAATCGTTTTGTCAAAACAAAAAAACAGATTAGAAACTCTATGTTCGGCTATCACAGAAGAAAATCTAAATATAGATGATAGTTTTGACGATACAAAGGGCAAAGAATGGTAA